The Acidobacteriota bacterium genomic interval CGCGGCAACAGCTCGTCGCGGCGACCGCAGAAGTGCGGCGCGCACAGGATTCGCTCGAGCACCTCGGGATTCCCGTCGATGCCAGCGCGCGATCCGCCGACGAGATTCCGGTGCGCACGCCGCGTGCAGGCGTCGTGCTGGAGCGCCTCGTCACGGCCGGCACCGCCGTCACGCCGGGCACCGCGCTCTTCGTCGTGAGCGACACCTCGTCGCTGTGGGTCGTCGCCGAGGTCGACGAGGCCGACATCGGACGCGTCAGCATCGGCTCACCAGTCGAGGTCGTCGTGGCGGCGTACCCATCGGAGCGATTCGACGCACGCGTCGCGCGCATCGGCGACACCATCAATCCCACCACGCGTCGCGCCATCGTGCGCTGCACGGTGACCAACACCGACGGCAGGCTCAAGCCGGGGATGTTCGCGCGCGTGACGATGGCGGGAGCGGGTACGTCGACGCGGGTGCGCGTACCCGTTGATGCCGTTCAGGATCTCGGCGATCGACGGGTGGTGTTCGTGTCCGACGGTCCTGGCCGGTACACCGCGCGCGACGTGGAGACGGGACCCGAGCGCGACGGACGCATCGACGTCCGCCGCGGGCTTGCAGCCGGCGAGAGCGTGGTCACGCGCGGCGCGTTCCTGCTCAAGTCGCAGGTGCTCGGCCCCTCGGCAGGCGAGCCGTGACGATCGGCCTCGTCGAACGCCTGACGGCGTGGGCGCTCGAGCGCCGCGCCTTCGTGCTGGTGTGCGTCGCGGCACTGGCAGCCACTGGCCTGCTGGCGTGGCGCGACCTGCCCGTCGAGGCGTTCCCGGACCTCACCAACAACCAGGTCGTGGTGGTGACGCAGACGCCCGAGCTCGCGGCACCGGAAGTCGAGCAGCGCGTCACCTACCCGATCGAGACGGCGCTCATGGGGACGCCCGGGGCCGAGGAGGTCCGCTCGATCTCCAAGTTCGGGCTGTCGATGGTCACCGTGGTATTCGACGATTCGGTGCCGGTGTACCTCGCACGCCAGCTCGTCACCGAGCGCGTGAACGAGGCGAGGAGCCGCATCCCTCCCGGCGCGGAACCCACGCTCGGCCCGGTGGCGACGGCCTTCGGCGAGATCTACCAGTACCTCGTCGAGGGAGACGATGCGTCGGTGATGGCGCGCAAGACGCTGCACGACTGGTCCGTGCGCAATCGCCTGCGCGCCGTACGCGGCGTAAGCGAGATCAATTCCTGGGGCGGGCTCACCGAGCAGTATCACGTGATCGTCGATCCGCGGCGCCTGGAACGGTACGGCGTAAGTCCGGCGCGCGTGATCGAGGCGCTGGCCGCCAACAACGCGTCGTTCAGCGGCGGCTTCATCGAGCATCGATCCGAGCGGACCACCGTCCGCGGCGAGGGGCTGCTGACCAGTCACGCCGACGTCGGCGCCGTCGTAGTGTCGGCCGTCGACGGCGTGCCCGTGCTCGTGCGCGACGTCGCCGACGTGCGCTCAGGCCCGATGCCGCGCCAGGGCGCCGTGACGCGCGACGGCCGCGGCGAGACGGTGGCCGGCATGGTCATCATGCTGAAAGGCGAGAACGGCCGCGACGTCGGTGCGCGGGCGATGCTCCGTATCGAGGAAATCCAGCAGTCGCTGCCGGCCGGCGTGACGCTGACGCCGTTCTACGACCAGACGGCGGTCATCGATCGCACGGCGGCGACGGTGCGGCGGAACCTGCTCGAAGGATCGCTGCTCGTCGTGGCGGTGCTGTTCTTCTTCCTGCGCGACGTCCGCGCGTCGCTCATCGTCGCCGCCGTCATCCCGCTATCGCTTCTGTGCGGCTTCATCGGCATGCGCATCTTCGGCGTCTCGGCCAACCTCATGTCGCTCGGGGCGATCGACTTCGGCCTCATCGTGGATGGTGCCGTGGTGATGATGGAGAACGTCGTCAGGCGCCGCGGCGAGGGCAGGAGTGACAGGTCCGCCGCGATGGAAGTGGCGCGGCCGATCCTCTTCGGCGTGCTCATCATCATCGCTGTGTATCTGCCGATCTTCACGCTCGAAGGTCTCGAGGGGAAGATGTTCCGCCCGATGGCGATCACCGTGTGCTCGGCCGTCTTCGGTGCGCTGCTGTTGGCGCTCACGGCAGTGCCCGCCGCCTCGTCGCTCCTGCTGAAGGCCACCGCACACCACGAAGAGCCGGGGTGGTTCCTGCGCCTGCGCGACAGGTACGTGACATACCTGACCGGCGCGATGCGTCATCGTGCGCGTACGATCGCGGTGGCCGTCGCCACGGCGTCGATCGCGATCGGATCGCTGTGGTTCATCGGCACCGAGTTCATGCCCCGCCTCGACGAGGGCGCGATCCTGATCGAGACGCGCCGGCTGCCGTCGGTGTCGCTCGAGGAGTCGGTGGACATCTCGACGCGCGTCGAGCGCGCGGTGCTCGCCTTTCCGGAGGTCTCGCAGGTCGTCACGAAGATCGGTCGCCCCGATCTCGCGACGGAAGCGATGGGCATCTACCAGGGCGACGTCTACGTCAACCTGCATCCCGAAGACGAGTGGACGACGGGCAGGGACAAGGCGGGGCTGATCGACGCGCTGGCGGCCTCGCTCGGCGAGATGCCCGGCCTCGACGTGAACTTCACGCAGCCGATGGCGATGCGCCTCGACGAGGTCGTCTCCGGCGTGAAGGCCGACGTGGCGGTGAAGATCTTCGGCGACGACGACGCCACGCTCGAACGGCTCGCGGCGCAGGTGCGGAGGGTACTGAGTGAGGTGCGCGGCGTCGCGGATCTCCAGGTGGAGATCCTGTCTGGCGCGTCGCAGCTCCAGATCGTCATCGACAGGGACGCCATCGCGCGATACGGCCTCGATGTCGCCGCCGTGCAGCAGGTGCTGGCCGTGGCAATCGGCGGCCACGAGGCCACCGACGTTCTCGACGGGCCGCGCCGCATCCCCGTCGTCGTGCGCTTCCCCGCAGACACGCGGGCGAACGAGGACGCCATCGCGGGCCTGATCCTGACGGCACCCGGTGGCGAGAAGGTGCCGCTCTCGCGCGTGGCGCGTCTCACGCGCACGAGCACGCCGGAAGCCATCGCCCACGAAGACGGGCAGCGCCGGCTGGTGGTGCAGTGCAACGTCCGCGGCCGCGACATCGGCAGTTTCGTGGCCGACGCGCAGAGCCGGCTTGCGTCGGTCACGCTGCCCGCCGGATACCATGTCCGCTGGGGCGGACAGTTCGAGAACCAGGCGCGCGCGATGGCGCGGCTGGCGATCGTGGTGCCGCTGTCGCTCGCGATCATCCTCGCGCTGCTGTACGTCACGTTCCGCACGGCACGCCACGCGCTGCTCATCATCCTCAACGTACCATTCGCGCTCGTGGGCGGCGTGGCGGCGCTGTGGCTGCGGGGGCTCAATCTGAATCTGTCGGCGTCTGTCGGCTTCATCGCGCTCTTCGGCGTGGCCGTGCTCAACGGCGTGGTCCTGGTCTCGGCCGTCAACCAGCTCAGGGCCGAGCAGGTGCCGCTGCGCGACGCGATCCTGCGCGGATCGGCGTCGCGACTGAAGGCCGTCCTGATGACGGCTCTCGTGGCGGCGCTCGGCTTCGTCCCGATGGCGCTCTCGCACGGCGCGGGGGCCGAGGTGCAGCGGCCGCTCGCCTCGGTGGTGATCGGAGGCATCATCACCTCGACGCTGCTCACGCTGATCGTGCTGCCAGTCGTGTATGAAATGATCGAGGGTGCGTTCCATGAGACTGCTCGTCGTCGAGGATGACCCCACGATCAGCCACTTTCTGGTGAAGGGCCTGCGCGAGGACCAGCACCTCGTGGACCTGGCCGAGGACGGCGAGACGGCGGAGGCCCGCGCGCTCACCGGCGACTACGACGCGATCCTGCTCGACGTCATGCTTCCCGTCCATGACGGCTTTGCCGTCTGCCGGCGCCTGCGCGCGCACGGCGTGGACACGCCCATCCTGATGGTGACCGCGCGCGACGCCCTCGACGATCGGATCCGCGGCCTCGATACCGGCGCCGACGACTATCTCGTCAAGCCGTTCGCGTTCGACGAAGTGGTC includes:
- a CDS encoding efflux RND transporter periplasmic adaptor subunit, which codes for MTRTGFAPRRLLTTIAIATSVACSSTHEPRATTPDAPTEGVALSPAGQAMAGIETQEVEVESAGPTLEAIGTVTLDDTRTARIGALVEGIVSRTQVDVGDRVRGGALLAGLHSHDVHDGWGDYRKAVADRRRAEQELAFADETLARTERLLADKAASVMETERARASQGGARQQLVAATAEVRRAQDSLEHLGIPVDASARSADEIPVRTPRAGVVLERLVTAGTAVTPGTALFVVSDTSSLWVVAEVDEADIGRVSIGSPVEVVVAAYPSERFDARVARIGDTINPTTRRAIVRCTVTNTDGRLKPGMFARVTMAGAGTSTRVRVPVDAVQDLGDRRVVFVSDGPGRYTARDVETGPERDGRIDVRRGLAAGESVVTRGAFLLKSQVLGPSAGEP
- a CDS encoding efflux RND transporter permease subunit, whose protein sequence is MTIGLVERLTAWALERRAFVLVCVAALAATGLLAWRDLPVEAFPDLTNNQVVVVTQTPELAAPEVEQRVTYPIETALMGTPGAEEVRSISKFGLSMVTVVFDDSVPVYLARQLVTERVNEARSRIPPGAEPTLGPVATAFGEIYQYLVEGDDASVMARKTLHDWSVRNRLRAVRGVSEINSWGGLTEQYHVIVDPRRLERYGVSPARVIEALAANNASFSGGFIEHRSERTTVRGEGLLTSHADVGAVVVSAVDGVPVLVRDVADVRSGPMPRQGAVTRDGRGETVAGMVIMLKGENGRDVGARAMLRIEEIQQSLPAGVTLTPFYDQTAVIDRTAATVRRNLLEGSLLVVAVLFFFLRDVRASLIVAAVIPLSLLCGFIGMRIFGVSANLMSLGAIDFGLIVDGAVVMMENVVRRRGEGRSDRSAAMEVARPILFGVLIIIAVYLPIFTLEGLEGKMFRPMAITVCSAVFGALLLALTAVPAASSLLLKATAHHEEPGWFLRLRDRYVTYLTGAMRHRARTIAVAVATASIAIGSLWFIGTEFMPRLDEGAILIETRRLPSVSLEESVDISTRVERAVLAFPEVSQVVTKIGRPDLATEAMGIYQGDVYVNLHPEDEWTTGRDKAGLIDALAASLGEMPGLDVNFTQPMAMRLDEVVSGVKADVAVKIFGDDDATLERLAAQVRRVLSEVRGVADLQVEILSGASQLQIVIDRDAIARYGLDVAAVQQVLAVAIGGHEATDVLDGPRRIPVVVRFPADTRANEDAIAGLILTAPGGEKVPLSRVARLTRTSTPEAIAHEDGQRRLVVQCNVRGRDIGSFVADAQSRLASVTLPAGYHVRWGGQFENQARAMARLAIVVPLSLAIILALLYVTFRTARHALLIILNVPFALVGGVAALWLRGLNLNLSASVGFIALFGVAVLNGVVLVSAVNQLRAEQVPLRDAILRGSASRLKAVLMTALVAALGFVPMALSHGAGAEVQRPLASVVIGGIITSTLLTLIVLPVVYEMIEGAFHETARRRG